From one Mycolicibacterium sp. HK-90 genomic stretch:
- the nadD gene encoding nicotinate-nucleotide adenylyltransferase, with protein sequence MGGTFDPIHNGHLVAASEVADLFELDEVVFVPTGQPWQKHDRRVSAPEDRYLMTVIATASNPRFSVSRVDIDRGGATYTKDTLRDLRELNADTDLYFITGADALASILSWQNWEDLFSMARFVGVSRPGYELDGEHIEGALRELPPEALKLVEVPALAISSSDCRRRAAEGRPIWYLVPDGVVQYVAKRGLYTADARSAGAAEPVR encoded by the coding sequence ATGGGTGGGACGTTCGATCCCATCCACAACGGACACCTGGTCGCCGCCAGTGAGGTGGCAGACCTGTTCGAACTCGACGAGGTGGTGTTCGTCCCCACAGGTCAGCCGTGGCAGAAGCACGACCGACGGGTCAGCGCGCCCGAGGACCGTTACCTGATGACGGTCATCGCCACCGCATCCAATCCGCGATTTTCGGTCAGCCGGGTCGACATCGACCGGGGTGGGGCGACCTACACCAAGGACACCCTGCGCGACCTGCGTGAACTCAACGCGGACACCGACCTGTATTTCATCACCGGAGCCGACGCCCTGGCGTCGATCCTGTCCTGGCAGAACTGGGAGGACTTGTTTTCCATGGCGAGGTTCGTCGGCGTGAGCCGACCCGGGTACGAGCTGGACGGTGAACATATCGAGGGGGCGCTGCGGGAACTCCCACCCGAGGCGCTGAAGCTGGTCGAGGTGCCCGCGCTGGCCATCTCGTCCAGCGACTGCCGCCGGCGGGCCGCCGAGGGCCGGCCGATCTGGTACCTGGTGCCCGACGGCGTGGTGCAGTACGTGGCCAAGCGTGGCCTGTACACCGCCGACGCGAGGAGCGCGGGTGCCGCGGAGCCGGTCCGATGA